In Methylomonas sp. MK1, the following are encoded in one genomic region:
- the motA gene encoding flagellar motor stator protein MotA: protein MFVIIGYVIILGCVLGGFMMAGGHLGVLWQPVEVLIIVGAAFGSFLASNSLANSKAAMAGGTATLKGSTYTKEYYMELLMSFNALSQKARKEGLLSLEKVVDDPEGSSIFGEKIVHDHHLMEFICDKLRLILTGVDVNQLEDIMDAEIEVHHAEGNEPIKAVQKVGDGMPAFGIVAAVMGVVHTMESVGIPPAELGKLIAAALVGTFLGILVSYGFIGPVASVMEARLEEESNAYKCTQKGLLNCAKGTSPAMTVEFMRTAIPHNARPSFTELEEQLKAGK from the coding sequence ATGTTTGTAATCATTGGTTATGTGATCATTTTGGGCTGCGTATTGGGCGGCTTCATGATGGCTGGCGGCCACTTGGGGGTACTTTGGCAGCCGGTGGAGGTGCTGATCATCGTCGGCGCCGCCTTTGGTTCCTTTTTGGCCAGTAACTCTTTGGCCAACAGCAAGGCGGCGATGGCTGGCGGTACCGCCACATTGAAAGGCAGTACCTACACCAAGGAATATTATATGGAGCTGCTGATGAGCTTTAACGCGCTCAGTCAGAAGGCCCGCAAGGAAGGTTTATTGTCCCTGGAAAAAGTGGTGGACGATCCGGAAGGCAGCTCGATTTTTGGGGAAAAAATCGTCCACGACCACCATCTGATGGAATTCATATGCGACAAGCTCAGGCTGATCCTGACCGGGGTTGATGTCAATCAACTCGAAGACATCATGGATGCAGAAATTGAAGTGCACCATGCCGAAGGCAACGAGCCGATCAAGGCCGTGCAAAAAGTCGGTGACGGTATGCCCGCTTTCGGTATCGTCGCGGCGGTAATGGGGGTGGTGCATACGATGGAATCGGTGGGGATTCCGCCGGCGGAACTGGGCAAACTGATCGCTGCGGCGCTGGTCGGTACCTTCCTGGGTATTTTGGTGTCTTACGGTTTTATTGGCCCGGTGGCGTCGGTGATGGAAGCCCGGCTGGAAGAAGAAAGCAATGCCTATAAATGTACCCAAAAAGGCCTGCTGAACTGCGCAAAAGGTACTTCGCCGGCGATGACCGTGGAGTTCATGCGCACTGCCATTCCGCATAATGCCAGACCGAGCTTTACCGAGCTGGAAGAACAATTAAAAGCCGGTAAATAG
- the motB gene encoding flagellar motor protein MotB yields MAEQPIIIKKIKKAGHGGHHGGAWKIAYADFVTAMMAFFLLMWLLGSTDEKTKKGISEYFQNPFGVAITNSSGEGTGDRTSIIQAGGQDLKSQEEGQVHQGENTPAEPTPEDIEKLAEEQEKLKLEKLQEKIEDMLKANDKLAEYKDQIKLETTPEGLKIQIIDAQNRPMFKLASSGIETYAQAILRELAPVINELPNKVTINGHTDALPFPSNRTGYSNWELSSDRANVARRELNQGGLSEDKVLRVVGLASSIPYKGDVPNDPMNRRISIVVMNKKTENQVLHDGAEDKPGSSDTSVPGLPAISPTIQQNTKITGADGAAH; encoded by the coding sequence ATGGCCGAACAACCCATAATCATCAAAAAAATCAAGAAGGCCGGTCACGGTGGTCATCACGGCGGCGCCTGGAAAATTGCCTATGCCGACTTCGTGACGGCGATGATGGCTTTCTTTTTGTTGATGTGGCTGCTCGGATCCACCGATGAAAAAACCAAAAAAGGTATTTCCGAATACTTCCAGAATCCCTTCGGCGTCGCGATTACCAATAGTAGCGGCGAGGGTACGGGTGATCGGACTAGTATCATTCAGGCTGGCGGTCAGGATCTGAAGTCGCAAGAGGAGGGGCAAGTGCATCAGGGGGAAAATACCCCGGCCGAACCAACCCCCGAGGATATTGAAAAACTGGCGGAAGAGCAGGAAAAGCTCAAGCTGGAAAAGTTGCAGGAAAAAATCGAGGACATGCTGAAAGCCAATGACAAGTTGGCGGAATATAAGGATCAGATCAAGCTGGAAACCACGCCGGAAGGCTTGAAAATCCAGATTATCGATGCGCAAAACCGGCCGATGTTCAAGTTGGCCAGTTCAGGTATAGAAACCTATGCGCAAGCCATCCTGCGCGAATTGGCGCCGGTTATCAACGAATTACCGAATAAAGTCACCATCAACGGTCATACCGACGCGTTGCCGTTTCCCAGCAATCGCACCGGCTATTCCAACTGGGAGTTATCCAGCGACCGGGCCAACGTGGCGCGCCGCGAACTGAACCAAGGGGGACTCAGCGAAGATAAGGTGCTACGCGTAGTCGGTCTGGCGTCCAGTATTCCTTACAAGGGAGACGTCCCCAACGATCCGATGAACCGGCGGATTTCCATCGTGGTAATGAACAAAAAGACCGAAAATCAGGTGTTGCACGATGGCGCCGAAGATAAGCCCGGAAGCAGCGATACCTCGGTTCCCGGTCTGCCGGCCATATCGCCAACGATTCAGCAAAATACCAAAATTACCGGGGCGGACGGCGCTGCGCATTAG